The following coding sequences lie in one Nycticebus coucang isolate mNycCou1 chromosome 20, mNycCou1.pri, whole genome shotgun sequence genomic window:
- the LOC128572750 gene encoding phorbol-12-myristate-13-acetate-induced protein 1-like, with the protein MAGNKACKDAQASPACTELEEESAAQLRRLGDKLNFRQKLLNLITKFFCSGT; encoded by the coding sequence ATGGCCGGGAATAAGGCGTGTAAGGACGCACAAGCGAGCCCCGCATGCACTGAGCTGGAAGAGGAGTCTGCTGCTCAGCTCAGGAGACTGGGAGACAAACTGAATTTCCGGCAGAAACTTCTGAATCTGATAACCAAATTCTTCTGCTCAGGAACctga